ATCTTTCCGACGGAATTGTCGACCATGCGGGTCACGATTCGATACGACAAGTTGAGACATTTCCGAGAACGGTATGGCGTTGACTGGATGATCGTGGACCGCCGTGTCGTTGGACCACACCTACCATTAGTACAGGTCTATCCGCTCGACAACGAACACAATCACACCTACGCGGTGTACCGATTGCCATCTTCGTTAATTGCCATCCCCACGGATCGCGATCCTCGCTGAAAGTCGGTAAAGAGCCGACTGCTGCATCAACGTTGAGCCAATATCGGCCTTTTCTCAACCTACTGTCGCATTCGCCACCGCAGTTCCAAGGCAACAGCTCAACAGCTACATGGATACGTTCACGCTTCAGCCTGCCACTTGGCGGCCATCAGTGTATTGTGCAGCAGCATCGCGATTGTCAGCGGGCCAACTCCCCCAGGGACTGGAGTGGTCGCCGAAGCCACTGCTTCGGCTTCTTCAAATGCCACATCACCTACCAATCGATCGCCCACGCGGTTGATCCCCACATCGATGACAACGGCTCCCTCACGGATCATGTCGCCACGGATCATCTCCGGCCGCCCCACCGCAGCGATCAAGATATCGGCAGAACGACACACTTCGGTCAAATTTGCGGTTCGACTGTGAGCCAGCGTTACGGTGGCATTCGCGGTTCGTGGCCCACACGAGCCGTCTTTTTGCGCCAACATCATTGCCATCGGTTTACCCACAATATCACTGCGGCCCACCACCACCACATGCTTCCCGCTGGTCTCGATATCACATCGATGCAGCAGTTGAATAATTCCGTGCGGGGTACACGGCAAGAATCGCGGACGCCCCTGCATCAACAGCCCCACATTGACGGGTGAAAACGCATCCACGTCCTTGCCTGGATCAACCGCGTCCAGCACAGCTCGCTCATCCAGCCCCGCACCGCCCTGATCTTTGCTCGGCAGAGGCAGCTGCACCAAAATACCGCTTACCGACGGATCCGCATTCAGTTCCGCGATCCGCCCCAGAAGTTGTTCCTGCGTGGTGTCGACAGGCATCCGGTCCAGCAAACTCTCAATTCCCGCCTTCTGGCAAGCTCGCTCCTTGTTGCGAACATAGACTTGGCTGGCCGGATCATCGCCCACCAAGATCGCCGCCAGTTTCGGCGGCGCATGGCCAGCCGCAACGAATTGACCGACTTGTTCGGTGATTTCTGCTCGAATCTGCAAAGCGATCGCTTTGCCATCCAATCGTCTGGCAGTCATAGGGTGTCCTTGGTGGGAAAAGAGATGGGGTGGATCGCTTCGACATAGTGAAAATGCCGCCTAATCGGTATAACTAACCAACGATCTGTCAATAAGCGGTCGCCCGGGCATCTAAGCCAGGGTTCGCCCGCACGCAAATACACAGGATTTCTCACTCGATGTCTACCGACGCTCCCGATTCGACCACCAACAACCTCGGTACTGGTGAAAACAAGCCGAAAGAAATTAAGCTCAGCGCAGTCGAGAAAATCAAGCTAGCCAGTGAGTACTTGAAGGGCACGATCGATGACGAGTTGGCAGACCCTGTCGATCACTTTAATAACGACAATTTACAGTTGTTGAAGTTTCATGGAAGCTACCAACAAGATGACCGTGATAAGCGAGCGGAACTCAAGAAGTCGGGCGGCGGAAAAGCCTACTCGATGATGCTTCGTTGCCGGATTCCGGGCGGTCGAATCACAGCGGAGCAGTTGGTCGCTCATCTGGATATTTGTGACGAACTGGGTAACGCGACCCTGAAGATCACCACGCGTCAAACCCTTCAATTGCACGGCATCTTGAAGGACGATCTACGTGAATCCATCAATCGCATCAACAAGATCGGCCTCTCCACACTGGCCGCTTGCGGCGACGTCAACCGAAATGTGATGTGCTGCCCCGCGAAACGAGTGGGTCCCATTCACGCGCAAATGCAACAATTCACCGACGACCTCGTTGAAGCCCTGGCTCCCGAGACCACGGCCTATCACGAACTATGGCTAACCGATCCCGAAACAGACGAAAAAACCCTGGTCGGTGGCGGTGAACCCGAAGCGAAAAAGCCGATCGAGGAACCGCTGTACGGGCCAACCTATTTGCCACGAAAATTTAAGTGCGGCATCGCTCTTCCCGAAGACAACTGCATCGATATCTATACCCAAGACCTGGGATTCATCGCTGTCGTCCGGGACGAAAAAATCATTGGCTACAACGTCATTGTCGGCGGTGGCATGGGACGCACCCCAAGTGCTAAGAAAACATTCCCCGCACTAGCTGAGCGA
The Neorhodopirellula lusitana DNA segment above includes these coding regions:
- the folD gene encoding bifunctional methylenetetrahydrofolate dehydrogenase/methenyltetrahydrofolate cyclohydrolase FolD, which encodes MTARRLDGKAIALQIRAEITEQVGQFVAAGHAPPKLAAILVGDDPASQVYVRNKERACQKAGIESLLDRMPVDTTQEQLLGRIAELNADPSVSGILVQLPLPSKDQGGAGLDERAVLDAVDPGKDVDAFSPVNVGLLMQGRPRFLPCTPHGIIQLLHRCDIETSGKHVVVVGRSDIVGKPMAMMLAQKDGSCGPRTANATVTLAHSRTANLTEVCRSADILIAAVGRPEMIRGDMIREGAVVIDVGINRVGDRLVGDVAFEEAEAVASATTPVPGGVGPLTIAMLLHNTLMAAKWQAEA